In the Malus domestica chromosome 16, GDT2T_hap1 genome, one interval contains:
- the LOC139193098 gene encoding uncharacterized protein, with the protein MLNLPLDQEKSNHLFNVKKNSNESLRDYVKRFKVEKEKIVGCDNSIISIHFGTKLDKQTKCPSSLEKSRQWLKRRRMGSSPTKAGRRPNITPNNTHSTEVLNTTDDCYTWKNYLEKLVKEGKVDKCLNKLAVHPRRNADDDKEPSTKAIRINGIFAESEHLGATNNSKKMKIQQVLLVSHVQTTDTQPGTIIGFIEQDAEDVDYPHDDILVVSVQLAYAIVDRMMVDNGSVVNLLQLSVIQKMGLESTIIRRAEVLTGFNRHTSTTIGHIALDVKTPPVVSK; encoded by the exons atgcTCAACCTACCGCTCgatcaagaaaagtctaaccaCTTGTTCAACGTGAAGAAGAACTCAAATGAGTCGCTCCGCGACtacgtgaagaggttcaaagtagagaaggagAAGATCGTCGGATGCGACAACTCGATA ATAAGCATACACTTTGGGACGAAGCTCGACAAGCAGACAAAGTGCCCGAGCAGCCTTGAAAAGAGTCGGCAGTGGCTCAAAAGAAGGAGGATGGGAAGCAGTCCAACAAAAGCAGGCAGAAGGCCAAAC ATCACACCAAATAATACACATTCCACCGAGGTCCTAAACACAACCGACGACTGCTAtacttggaagaactacctagaaAAGCTCGTGAAAGAAGGCAAGGTCGACAAATGCTTAAACAAGCTAGCTGTGCATCCTAGAAGGAACGCAGATGATGATAAAGAGCCATCAACCAAGGCGATTCGAATCAATGGCATTTTCGCCGAATCCGAACACTTAGGGGCCACCAACAACTCCAAAAAAATGAAGATCCAGCAAGTTTTACTAGTCTCACATGTCCAAACAACCGACACTCAACCTGGAACCATCATTGGCTTCATCGAGCAGGATGCAGAAGACGTCGATTATCCACACGACGACATACTAGTAgtatctgtccaactagccTATGCTATAGTTGACAGAATGATGGTCGACAATGGAAGTGTAGTCAATCTACTTCAACTCTCAGTCATTCAGAAGATGGGTCTGGAAAGCACAATTATACGTCGAGCAGAGGTACTCACCGGGTTCAACAGGCACACCTCAACTACCATCGGCCACATCGCACTTGACGTGAAAACACCACCAGTTGTCTCAAAGTAA
- the LOC103453837 gene encoding pentatricopeptide repeat-containing protein At2g18940, chloroplastic, with protein sequence MEGTLFPSRPVYPIPANRPTQPNPPVKFNSTTLPPPPQSPAPPFPIDSLLQHLLSLSSPPNTPHTLKPLNPLHQTNGSLLSLQISADSTSKQHQMKKPTSVLVPNFEDDRELLKSGDGVLDFLTIKGKLMFNSIVEQPLHGLDYYFGSVKFELLEVDLISLLKALDLSGNWERAFLLFEWILSNVSSENLKLNSQMIELMVRILGRESQHTIASKLFDVIPIEEYTLDVRAYTTILHAHSRTGKYESAIDLFDKMVEIGISPTLVTYNVMLDVYGKMGRSWDKILGLLDEMRNKGFEFDEFTCSTVISACGREGLLNEANEFFIGLKSQGYVPGTVTYNALLQVFGKAGVFTEALSILKEMEDNNCPPDAVTYNELVAAYVRAGFSEEGASVIETMTQKGTMPNAVTYTTVINAYGKAGKEEEALRLFNRMKATGCVPNVCTYNAVLGLLGKKSLPEEMIKILCEMKSSGCAPNRITWNTMLAMCGDKGRHKYVNQVFREMKNCGFEPDRDTFNTLISAYGRCGSEIDAAQMYDEMIKAGFTPCVTTYNALLNALARRGDWRAAEAAMLDMRNKGFKPNETSYSLMINCYAKGGNVKGIERIEREIYGGYIFPSWILLRTLILANFKCRALDSMERAFHQLQNIGYKPDLVVFNSMLSIFARNNMYDRANDMLYMIRENGLQPDLVTYNSLMDMYARKGECWKAEEILMALQNSGGKPDLVSYNTVIKGFCRQGHMQEAIRILSEMTTRGIRPCIFTYNTFITGYAGQGMFSEIDEVISYMTQNNCRPNELSYKIAVDGYCKARKYKEAIDFLSTIKEIDSSIDDQYVQRLASRIRGNLDS encoded by the coding sequence ATGGAAGGTACTCTCTTTCCATCTCGACCTGTGTATCCCATCCCAGCAAACAGACCAACGCAGCCAAACCCTCCTGTGAAATTCAATTCAACGACGCTGCCACCGCCTCCTCAGTCGCCAGCTCCGCCGTTTCCTATAGACTCCCTCCTCCAGCACCTCCTGAGCCTCTCCTCGCCGCCCAACACTCCCCACACGCTCAAACCCTTAAACCCACTTCACCAAACCAATGGCAGTCTCCTTTCTCTTCAAATTTCGGCGGATTCGACCTCCaaacagcatcaaatgaagaaaCCCACTTCAGTTTTAGTCCCAAATTTCGAGGACGATCGAGAGCTGCTGAAATCAGGAGATGGGGTTCTCGACTTTTTGACTATAAAGGGTAAGTTGATGTTCAATTCCATTGTAGAGCAGCCTTTGCATGGTTTGGACTATTACTTTGGTTCTGTGAAGTTTGAGTTACTTGAAGTTGATTTGATTAGTTTGTTGAAAGCATTAGACCTTTCTGGCAATTGGGAAAGAgcatttttgttgtttgaatGGATTCTGTCCAACGTAAGCtctgaaaatttaaaattaaatagccAGATGATTGAGTTAATGGTTAGAATTCTTGGGAGAGAGTCGCAGCATACGATTGCATCGAAGCTGTTTGATGTAATTCCCATAGAAGAATACACGCTGGATGTCCGAGCTTACACGACGATCCTTCATGCGCACTCTCGTACTGGTAAGTACGAAAGTGCAATTgacttgtttgacaaaatggTGGAAATTGGAATCTCACCAACTTTGGTCACTTACAATGTCATGCTTGATGTTTATGGGAAGATGGGTCGATCTTGGGATAAGATTTTAGGCCTCTTGGATGAGATGAGGAACAAGGGATTTGAATTTGATGAGTTTACTTGTAGTACGGTGATATCTGCCTGTGGAAGAGAGGGTTTGTTGAATGAAGCAAATGAGTTCTTTATTGGATTAAAGTCACAAGGGTATGTACCCGGAACTGTAACTTATAATGCGTTGTTACAAGTTTTTGGCAAGGCAGGGGTATTTACAGAGGCCTTGAGCATATTAAAAGAAATGGAGGATAATAATTGCCCACCTGATGCTGTTACTTACAATGAGCTTGTGGCAGCTTATGTGAGGGCAGGATTCTCCGAGGAAGGTGCATCTGTCATAGAGACGATGACCCAAAAAGGAACAATGCCAAATGCTGTTACATACACAACTGTGATAAATGCATACGGTAAAGCTGGAAAGGAGGAGGAGGCTCTAAGGTTGTTCAACCGTATGAAGGCAACAGGTTGTGTTCCTAATGTTTGCACATACAATGCTGTTCTCGGACTGCTGGGAAAGAAGTCACTGCCCGAGGAGATGATAAAGATACTTTGTGAAATGAAGTCAAGTGGTTGTGCCCCAAACCGTATTACATGGAACACAATGCTTGCCATGTGTGGTGATAAGGGTAGGCACAAGTATGTGAACCAGGTATTTCGAGAAATGAAGAATTGTGGTTTTGAGCCTGACAGAGACACATTCAATACCTTGATCAGTGCATATGGACGGTGTGGATCAGAAATAGATGCTGCACAGATGTACGATGAGATGATCAAAGCAGGATTTACTCCATGCGTTACAACTTACAATGCACTTCTAAATGCTCTGGCACGGCGAGGGGACTGGAGAGCAGCAGAAGCTGCTATGCTAGACATGAGAAATAAGGGCTTCAAGCCTAATGAAACCTCGTATTCATTGATGATCAACTGTTATGCTAAAGGAGGGAATGTAAAGGGGATCGAGAGAATTGAGAGAGAAATTTATGGTGGTTATATTTTTCCCAGCTGGATTCTTTTGAGAACGCTTATTCTTGCAAATTTCAAGTGTAGAGCCCTGGACAGCATGGAGAGGGCATTCCATCAATTGCAGAACATCGGATACAAACCTGACTTGGTTGTATTCAACTCCATGCTTTCAATTTTTGCTAGAAACAACATGTATGATCGGGCCAATGACATGTTGTACATGATTCGTGAAAACGGCCTTCAGCCAGATCTCGTAACTTACAATAGTTTGATGGACATGTACGCCAGAAAGGGAGAGTGCTGGAAAGCAGAAGAAATCCTCATGGCCCTACAAAATTCTGGTGGGAAACCAGACCTTGTCTCTTATAACACAGTCATCAAAGGGTTTTGCAGGCAAGGGCACATGCAGGAGGCCATAAGAATTCTCTCGGAGATGACAACTAGAGGAATTCGGCCGTGTATTTTCACCTACAATACTTTCATCACAGGCTATGCAGGGCAGGGAATGTTCTCAGAAATAGATGAAGTGATTAGCTATATGACTCAGAACAATTGCAGGCCGAATGAGCTGAGCTACAAGATTGCGGTGGATGGTTATTGTAAAGCGAGAAAATATAAAGAAGCCATAGACTTTCTGTCCACGATTAAGGAGATTGATAGTTCGATTGATGATCAATATGTGCAAAGACTTGCTTCTCGCATTCGGGGCAATTTGGATTCATGA